GCCGCAACAGGCACCGACACCCAGCCAGGCCGAGGTGTCTGCGGAGACCATTGATCAGTTTGTCGCGGCCTTTAAGCAGGTCCAGGCCATCCGAGAGTCTGCCCAAGCCGAGATGGCTGCTGCCGTGGAAGCAGAAGGACTCACCATTGAGGAATTCAATGCCATGGTTGAGGCCCAACAAGACCCGGATAGCCAGGCCTCAATGGATTTGAGTCAGCAAGACATTGAGCGCTTTATGGCAGCTGCCGATCAAGTCTCAACCATTCAACAGGAAGCCCAAGGCGAAATTGAGGCAGCTATCCAGGAGGAAGGGCTCGCCGTCGAAGAATTCAGTCAAATCATGGCCTTGGCTCAACAGGATCCGGAACTGCGTGAGGCAATTAATCAGCGCCTGAATGAATAGGGCTATATATCTAAGGGGCCTGCAATCGCTTTAAGACCAGAGTTGATCACAGCAAGACTCATTATGCTACACTTGAGTCTTGCTGTGATACGAGCAAGACTTGATTGAAATGGTTAGCATGGCTTCGCCTCTGCCTGATGATGCCCCTTTGTTGTCTGTAGAAGAAGTACAGCGTCATCTTAAGCGCTCCCGCGCGTCCATTTACCGCTATGCCAACACTGATCCTAAGGTCTTAAACCCGCCTTACGACGCCAATCGACTCAACCCAGAGGTGCGCACTGATCGGGACCAGCCCCTGCTCTTTCATCCCAAAGAAGTCCGTCGCTTTGCTCGAGACGTGTTGGGGCTGGCACCGGTGATTCAGGTGCAGCCAGGGGAAGAAACCATCACCCAAGAGCTGTTGCGGGCTATCCTGGCGGAATTACAGGCCATCCGCGAGCATTTGCAATCCCAGGTCTAACCACACTGGATGGTTCGGTAATTCACTATGCCCGTGTCTACAGTAGATGCTATCGTTGGGGAAAACTGGCTTTGATTACGACTCGAGTAAACTTATGTGCCCTTGTGGTTTAGGAAACAGTTCCTGTGGATATAGGGTCTACAATGACCTGCATAGGTTAGATGATTGAGCGCTGCAAAGACTCCTGTTCCCTAAGTCTTCTCAATCATCTGGTTTGCCATTCTGACTTTTTGATCCCTCTGTATGCATTCCGCAAGTCAATCCGATATTCCTCCTGAGGAACCTCCGAGTCGGTTAGGTCATCTTGTTGGTGTCGTTGTTGCTCTCGTGACATTGGTTCTTCCTGTGGTTGCGATCGCATATTTTTCGTCTACTCCCATAGCGCCAACGTCTTATCCACCCCTATCTCGCTCTCCAGATTAATAAGATTATCTGAAGCCTGGAAACTACCTGGGGGCGGAGGGACGTCTTCTTCTAAAATGCCTAAGGGCACCTTGGGCCTTGGGCAGACGGACTCTGCCCAAGGTGTCTGGAAGTGTTGGTTCAGTTGGAGAAGCGCTGTGGACTTATCTCGTATTCCGGCTCAGCCAGAGTCTGGGCTTGTCAATGTACTGATTGAGATTCCGGCGAAGAGCAAGAACAAATACGAATTTGACAAGGATCTCAATGCGTTTATCTTGGACAGAGTTCTCTTCTCGTCCGTGCAGTATCCCTACGACTACGGCTTTATTCCCAACACCTTAGCCGATGATGGCGATCCCCTAGATGGCATGGTGCTTATGGATCAGCCGACCTTCCCTGGGTGTGTGATCGCGGCTCGGCCCATCGGCATGTTAGAGATGATCGACGATGGCGACCGGGATGAAAAACTCCTCTGCGTTCCGGCAGAGGATCCCCGCTACAGCCATGTCAAATCTCTCCAGGATGTGGCTCCTCACCGCCTCGACGAGATTGCCGAATTTTTCCGCACATACAAGAACCTCGAGAAGAAAGTAACCGAAATTCTCGGCTGGAAAGATGTCGATAGCGTGACGGCTCTCGTCAATCAGTGCATTGCGGCTAGTAAATAGTACACATTTACAGCTAGAATAGTCGGCTTAGGAACGGGAGCTGTCCTTTACCGGGTGTCAATTTACCATGTCAGGTACTCTCAAGGTATGAGGTGCATCGCCTGCGATGGCTTGGCTTAATCTGGGAGTACCTCTTATTCTTTTGTGGGTTAAGGGTATAAACTGTCCCGACCAACCAGAGCGTGCTTGAATATACAGGGTATAGGGTCTGTTAACTATGGTAGTGCCTCTGGAGTAACCACAACTCCACCAGGTTGAGACTGACATGCCAGAGACCGATTCGTCGTCATCCGACGTCATTTTTCAACTCAATTCCTCAGATCACATTTCCCACGAAACCTTTACGGTACAGTTCTGGGGAGTGCGGGGCAGTGTTCCGGCGCCAGGGGCAGAAACCATCCGCTATGGGGGAAACACGGCCTGTGTTGAAGTCCTTGTAGGTGGCCAACGACTCATTTTGGATGGCGGCACCGGTCTGCGTACTCTGGGAAAGCATCTGCTGCGTCACCAAGACAGTATTAAAGCCCACTTATTCTTTACCCATACCCATTGGGATCGGATTCAGGGATTTCCATTCTTCTTCCCAGCCTTTGCTGAAGAGAATTGCTTCCATATTTATGGGGCCCCAGCCCCAAACGGGGCCTCTATCAAGCAATGCCTGACCGATCAAATGTTACGTCCCAATTTCACGATTCCCCTACAAAAGATGCGATCGCATCTACACTTTCATAACATTTCAGCCGGCAATGTCATTCCCCTCGGCGACGTATTAGTAGAGACCATTGCCCTCAACCACCAAACCAGTTCCCTGGGGTTTCGTATTAGTTGGCAGGGATACACTTTGGTCTACGCCACCGACACTGACCATTCCCACGACAGCGTCGATCCCAACCTGCTCTATCTCGCCAATGAAGCCGATGTTCTGATTTACGACGGCACCTATGCCGATACCTACTACCACGATTTAAATTGTAGTGGCGCTGTTCCCTGGCAACTGGGAGTCGATGCCGCCAGAGCAGCTAATGTAGGCAAGTTGATTATGTTTCACCACAATCCCTGCCACGACGACAATCAGCTGGATCAGCTAGAAGCCGAAATTCGTTCCCAGTTCCAGGCAACCTACCTAGCTCGCGAGGGCATGGTTGTCAAAATTGCCTGAGCCACTACTCTATGGGCCGCCAACGCACTGCAATTCCTGACGCGGCCAATCTCCATTAAAACCTACGCCAGCACTGCGATAGAATATTTAGTCACAAAGTACACCCTTTGGCAAAACAGGCACATCGAAAATTCGCGATATACCATTAATATATGGACACCAAAGATATTTTCAAGGTGCTAGCCAATGACACTCGCCTGCGAATTTTGCAATGGCTCAAGGATCCCAAGGCCCATTTTCCCAATGCCGAGAACGGCGTCAATGAAACTGAGGGAGTCTGTGTAGGTTTGATTCAGAAGAAATCGGGCTTGGCCCAGTCCACGATTTCCCACTATCTCGTTATGCTAGAAGAGGCTGGACTAGTTAAATCTACCCGCCAAGGCCAGCATACCTACTATCGTCGCAATAACACCGCCCTAGCAGACTTGGCCCATCTGGTAGCTGACGAACTTTAGTTAAGCCACCATAGAAGCCTAGATATATAAGACTGTGCCTTTTTATATCGATTCTCCTCGATATCTCTAACAAATCGAGGTTGGCGGCTTTTTGCTCTCCCTATCTGCCATCTCCACCCACGGAGGAGTGCTATGGTCATTGCTCACTTAATCCTGATTGCCCTGGGGCTTGCCGTCATCTGGTTGGGCGTCAAAATTGCCGAAGAGGTCTATCAGATTGCCTTGATTTCTACGGGGGCTATTGCCTTTGCCTGGGGCTTTGCCATCGCTCCAGAAGAATTGCAAATGACCGTTGAAGCCCTTTCCGTCGGAGGCATCATGGGCTGGCGTTGGCGGAATCGGCGCTAGGGGGCTAATTGACAGGGCAATGGCATCAGGTGATACAAATAGGCAGATTATTGATCCCGCACCATAGGCGAGATCGACTTACCTGCCGCTAGACACCTGCCATGTTCCCATCGGTTTCTCGTTTGTGTCGTGCCTGCTCCCGTCGCCAGTGGCGTCTGATTGCCCAGGGCATTGGGCTGTTCAGTCTGTGTATGGCTCTGATCGTAGCCTGTGGTGGACCGACTCCCGAGTCCAGTTCACCAGGGGAATCAGGG
This portion of the Halomicronema hongdechloris C2206 genome encodes:
- a CDS encoding DUF4168 domain-containing protein is translated as MLLRSLLLTGSLLASLGAGALPVAAQAPPQQTPPQQAPTPSQAEVSAETIDQFVAAFKQVQAIRESAQAEMAAAVEAEGLTIEEFNAMVEAQQDPDSQASMDLSQQDIERFMAAADQVSTIQQEAQGEIEAAIQEEGLAVEEFSQIMALAQQDPELREAINQRLNE
- a CDS encoding inorganic diphosphatase is translated as MDLSRIPAQPESGLVNVLIEIPAKSKNKYEFDKDLNAFILDRVLFSSVQYPYDYGFIPNTLADDGDPLDGMVLMDQPTFPGCVIAARPIGMLEMIDDGDRDEKLLCVPAEDPRYSHVKSLQDVAPHRLDEIAEFFRTYKNLEKKVTEILGWKDVDSVTALVNQCIAASK
- a CDS encoding MBL fold metallo-hydrolase, with translation MPETDSSSSDVIFQLNSSDHISHETFTVQFWGVRGSVPAPGAETIRYGGNTACVEVLVGGQRLILDGGTGLRTLGKHLLRHQDSIKAHLFFTHTHWDRIQGFPFFFPAFAEENCFHIYGAPAPNGASIKQCLTDQMLRPNFTIPLQKMRSHLHFHNISAGNVIPLGDVLVETIALNHQTSSLGFRISWQGYTLVYATDTDHSHDSVDPNLLYLANEADVLIYDGTYADTYYHDLNCSGAVPWQLGVDAARAANVGKLIMFHHNPCHDDNQLDQLEAEIRSQFQATYLAREGMVVKIA
- a CDS encoding ArsR/SmtB family transcription factor, whose amino-acid sequence is MDTKDIFKVLANDTRLRILQWLKDPKAHFPNAENGVNETEGVCVGLIQKKSGLAQSTISHYLVMLEEAGLVKSTRQGQHTYYRRNNTALADLAHLVADEL
- a CDS encoding resolvase, whose protein sequence is MASPLPDDAPLLSVEEVQRHLKRSRASIYRYANTDPKVLNPPYDANRLNPEVRTDRDQPLLFHPKEVRRFARDVLGLAPVIQVQPGEETITQELLRAILAELQAIREHLQSQV